In the Bacillus spongiae genome, one interval contains:
- a CDS encoding ubiquitin-like domain-containing protein, protein MNVDSMKNLFLKSKSNKNWFIAISSFVLFAAVYGFLIFQSSKHTIAITIDGDKKEVVTNADTIEELLKELKVEHDSKDYVYPALDKELTNNMKVIWMPAKQVEIVLGNESNMVWTTATTVEQLLEDEAIELSQFDQVSPALTDSIVKNTKVVVEPAFSLTLIDGGVEQEVLTTSITVANFLKQHKITIGNLDRVKPSLEAVIKPEDIINIIRVEEATEEVEELLDYTVVTRKDSSLTKGTEKVLQEGQKGTVSKTYDIVRENGKEVSRTLVKEDIITESVDKIVAVGSKTITAQASRGSSEAGEEFYVSSTAYTASCNGCSGRTATGINLYENPGMKIIAVDPSVIPLGTRVYVDGYGYALAADTGSAIKGNKIDVFVASKEEAYRWGRRQVKIKILD, encoded by the coding sequence ATGAATGTAGACAGCATGAAAAACCTGTTTTTAAAGTCTAAGAGTAATAAGAATTGGTTTATTGCCATTTCTAGTTTTGTTTTATTTGCAGCAGTTTACGGGTTTTTAATCTTTCAAAGCTCTAAACACACCATTGCGATAACAATAGATGGCGACAAAAAAGAAGTCGTTACAAATGCAGATACGATTGAGGAACTGCTAAAAGAATTAAAAGTAGAGCATGACTCTAAAGACTATGTGTACCCTGCCCTTGATAAAGAATTAACCAACAATATGAAGGTTATTTGGATGCCGGCAAAACAGGTTGAAATTGTACTTGGAAATGAAAGTAATATGGTATGGACTACTGCTACAACAGTTGAGCAGTTATTAGAAGATGAAGCGATAGAATTAAGTCAGTTTGACCAAGTAAGCCCAGCATTAACTGATTCTATTGTCAAAAATACTAAGGTAGTAGTCGAACCTGCTTTTTCACTAACCTTGATAGATGGAGGAGTGGAACAAGAGGTTTTAACAACGTCCATTACGGTTGCAAACTTTTTAAAGCAACATAAAATTACAATAGGTAATTTAGACAGAGTTAAGCCTAGTTTAGAAGCAGTAATAAAACCTGAAGATATAATTAATATAATTCGAGTTGAAGAAGCCACCGAAGAGGTGGAAGAGTTGTTAGACTATACCGTTGTGACACGAAAAGACTCTTCTTTGACGAAAGGAACGGAAAAAGTTTTACAAGAAGGACAAAAAGGAACGGTTTCTAAAACTTACGACATTGTAAGGGAAAATGGAAAAGAAGTTTCTCGTACACTTGTAAAAGAAGATATCATTACAGAGAGTGTCGATAAAATTGTCGCTGTTGGATCAAAAACCATAACGGCGCAAGCATCACGTGGGTCTTCGGAAGCTGGAGAAGAATTTTATGTAAGTTCAACAGCTTATACAGCCTCTTGTAATGGATGTTCTGGTAGGACGGCAACTGGAATTAATCTTTATGAAAACCCAGGTATGAAAATCATTGCTGTGGACCCAAGTGTTATTCCATTGGGAACAAGAGTATACGTAGACGGCTATGGCTACGCCTTAGCAGCAGATACGGGTTCAGCTATTAAAGGGAATAAAATTGATGTTTTTGTAGCATCAAAGGAAGAAGCTTATCGGTGGGGAAGAAGACAGGTAAAAATAAAAATCCTAGATTAA
- a CDS encoding TatD family hydrolase, producing the protein MLFDTHVHLNADQFNEDLEEVIQRANEAGVEKMVVVGFDRPTIEKAMELIETYSHIYASIGWHPVDAIDMKDEDLIWIKELTNHPKVVAIGEMGLDYHWDKSPVEIQKEVFRKQIRLAKEVKLPIIIHNREATQDVVEILKEEGASEVGGIMHSFSGSTEIAKQCIEMNFFISLGGPVTFKNAKKPKEIARDIPLDSLLIETDCPYLTPHPYRGKRNEPAYVKLVVEEIAKQKGLTFDEVARTTTENAIKLFAIK; encoded by the coding sequence ATGTTATTTGATACACATGTCCACCTAAATGCAGATCAATTTAATGAAGATTTGGAGGAAGTGATTCAAAGAGCAAATGAAGCAGGCGTAGAAAAAATGGTTGTTGTTGGATTTGACCGCCCTACGATTGAAAAAGCAATGGAGCTAATTGAAACCTACTCTCACATCTATGCAAGTATAGGCTGGCATCCTGTTGATGCAATTGATATGAAGGACGAAGATCTAATTTGGATTAAAGAACTTACTAATCATCCTAAAGTAGTAGCTATCGGGGAGATGGGTCTTGATTATCATTGGGATAAATCTCCAGTTGAAATTCAAAAAGAAGTTTTTCGCAAGCAAATTAGACTGGCGAAAGAAGTGAAATTACCCATTATTATTCATAACCGTGAAGCAACACAGGATGTAGTTGAGATTTTAAAGGAAGAAGGAGCTTCAGAAGTGGGAGGGATTATGCATTCGTTTAGTGGTAGCACAGAAATTGCCAAACAATGCATTGAAATGAATTTTTTCATCTCTCTTGGGGGACCTGTTACATTTAAAAACGCAAAAAAACCGAAAGAAATAGCTAGGGATATTCCTCTAGATTCTTTATTAATTGAAACTGACTGCCCTTATTTAACACCTCACCCTTATAGAGGGAAAAGAAATGAGCCGGCCTATGTGAAGCTTGTTGTAGAAGAAATTGCAAAACAAAAAGGGCTTACTTTCGATGAGGTGGCTCGTACTACAACAGAAAATGCTATAAAATTATTCGCTATAAAATGA